The sequence CTTATCTTACcttctttctttccctcttttttttttgtgcttttcatTAGTTTTAGTCTTTGTTTAGCTTCCGTGAAATTTGTGGTACAAAGTATTTAGCATCATAGGTAATACTTAGCCTCTGATTCAAATTTGAGAGGGTCTTCAATGTCAGCtttgattatttttatcatCAAGTTGAGATCTTTATTAGTTTATCAAGCAAGGTTTAGTTGAGAAATTTGGTCCTCATATGCAATTAACAAATAATTACTAATAGAGACAATCACTTATTATAAATAGAGGTTGAGGAGTTTAACAAGGTTTTGGGCATATGGAAAGCATGGCTTAATGAATAGCAACATAACGAGAATTCGATGGAGACTGGAGAGTTTTTGGACTTTTTTGTGATTCTATGGTCCTGGTCAAAATCTTACAATATTGTGAGTATTTTGTAGTGTATTATTTTGGGTATTGGGTATTTTGATGTCCAAGTAGGAAATAGAAAACTTAGGTATAACTAGTTGATTTGTTATTTATCGTTTCATACTTCTGAATTGTTTCCGTAGTTTGTAAGTTTATGGAAAGAATTAGGGTTATTTGGAGTGTGGTTTTTGGTGGATAAggctataaaaaaatatagaggtAAGGTTTAGAATATATAGCAATGTATAGATcctattaaaattttacatgattaataatgttatatattttttcatttatggaTTGTGGCAACATGGTTGAGACTTCTATGCAAACTACAGATGGagtaaatactaaaaaaaaactagagatAATAGAtgtcttaaattatttaacATTTGTTAACTATCTCGTGCgtcgcacgggttagcgactactatataataaaagttgaccCTTAGAAGTTGTGGTTGCACGAAGTGATTACTTtcactaattagtaaattaaatttatattatttgttaggatatattttctcaaattaagagataatatttaacaattgtttaatttaggtaaaactttgtcatttaaatttcaacaaatttaaattctattcaaactaagtGTCTATTAGAAATTTGACTCAAATCCTAAACAACAGCCCACATTTTGACTTCTACTTCTATTAAAAGtttattatcaatattttaagaacaactaattagtaaataattttgtacatttaaacttcaacaaattaaaattatattcaaactataagtctattatcaaaattttctaaacttaaatattaaaaaaaaaaactattcaaccaaaatttattataaaaaaaattctaaacttaaattctAGACAGCAACCCAcgttttctttctaaaaaaacaatatgttaacttctattcaaactaaaagtttattatcaGCATTTTGTgaactaaattaattttatattatttgttatgatatattttctcaaattaattgataacatttaacaattgtttaatataaataaaactaaaagtttatcatcaaaattttctaaacttataTCTAACACAACTCACTTTTTTGCCCCCCAAGATGTAAGTTACGCATATGTTTTAATCTAATAAATCCAttttacttattcttctttacttttgaATTTGCTAGTAGGATATTATGCGAGGGAAAATTTActataaataagcaaaataaTAGACACCCATTTAAGTTATTTCTCTTATGTAAGTTTTTAATATgtaagtttttaatatttttttttaattctcaatgTTTGAactcttttgtgtgtgttttgattttgggttttggttattgtatttaatttgtgagtgtgttgaaatttttagttagacaattgtaaggacacagtTCGAACTCCCGATCCACAATCCAAAGAGAAATGGCTTGAAatgcctttttacaataaatttgtagagagtgggcttgataTTTAGATTTCGAAGatggtttaaacaacaaagaaagaaaaggctttgggcccaatggcacaaataaggagttatatgaaataatatgaatgaaagctcctcctcggacacaatccgaggataatttataatCTTGCTTCTTAAGGTCGATTACAATGGTTTATACTATTCTTTCTCTTCTCAAAGAAAAGTCTCCCCTCTTCCGAAGgtcttttctcttatttatacttcctctctctcccattctcatcttccacctcatggttataatgctgggtttagatacttgtcccatcaaattttCCTGAAGTCCTCTAggatcagggaccaagttccaaaccacATGTTCAAGTCctatttctccattaatgtagtcagtatatcaattgcagagtctttaatgtatgagcggtggtagcagctttactttagatatCCCACCGCCCttcctattgtcctccacgtgtaccgtgtcttcccgtagccataggaatttctataacatGCTCTGGGGATATTAAACCCctcttcctatgacctcggctttaATATCCGAGGACAAAGCTTTCCTCGGACATAATTTGTCTACACGTTATCACATTTTCACCTAGCCTTTTCTTTACGAGGTACATTCATGTACCCCTAGCTCATTTGATGTCCTCAGATTGAGTTTTTAGCCCAAGAAATTTTTTGGGCCAtcttttataaattactgggcccaatgtcctTACAACAATCATtagaaaaaactattttatttattattgtatgTACTGACTAagacatatattaaaaataactcaaatgggaatgattaaattcatattaCATCTAATATTaagaaatctatatatataataataggtgaagttaagagaaactcaaattaaaatttcaaattagagttctaattttgcgccatgtgtcctaaattatttattcttaaagagttttatttcttaattttaaaatcaaatgtgagaccacatcataaatatacATTCAAGTGAGTTAGTAAgtataaaaatcaaagagtctagaataaatgaatctaaaaaaaaaagtgtttcacaataattaaaaaaataaataaacaatttacattttatgcctaataatatccttacaaatttttttaaagagttaacaaaatataaaaatgactaataatagtatttaaattatatatataagaattgtattatgcatcttattatatatattttaagtgtATTCATGTATATGCATGAAGTTACAAGCTAGTTAACATAAAGTACaatgataattttaaaatataaaaatagataaacaagGATAAAGTCTAAACTTTaaactctaaaattttttaacttaaagtaatttttttattaaaactatttacttattttataattttttattactaattaatgatttagttttaatttaaaaaaaaaaattagcttacaTATGAATCTTCATCAAGCCATGAGGACTTCTGTATAATTtgaacttcttttaaaaaaattataatttggattgtataattgtgattgtttttaatttgaagtccaattttgtgcatctaatttttaaatttttgtgtcaagtgaattattaagtgCAAAAATCGAAAAGTTAatatagaattagattctaaattggatttcgattggagttcaattttgtgccacgtaTCCTAtctaatttctttaatttttgtggtaagtgaattattaggtgcaaaaccgaaaagttttcaattttgtgccacgtatcctatctaatttttttaatttttgtgataagtgaattattagatgcaaaaccaaaaagtccaaattcaatcaaattctaaatcatatgtgtgtgtgtgtgtgtgtgtgtactatTAATAATATGATTCCCTGTTTGGTTTTCAACTTTTTGAGTACTAAAATACCctcacacaaattcttaaactcttTAAAATATCTCTAtcatttagttaaataattaaaaaaaaaaacacaaactggtTACAAAAGTAATTTACTTTTCCtaagttttaggttttttcttttatcttcttcaTTCAGCTTAAAACGTAGGAGACTatctttatctcatttttaaatattattccaCATTACCTTAtttcattctttaaaaaaaaaatacacacggttattatatattacttttaaacattataacaataaaaaaaataaaaaaaaattattacacaCACAAAGTACTTGTGATGAgtctagtatatatataatgataaactattacatattttagaaattcatGACTTTAAAAATGTGTAAGTTGTAACTTTAACTCCAGgtataatttgaattcatatatgtgtaattgtgattgtttttaaatgtaacagtgcatatgcatgaggttatacactagtctatatatatatatatataaagtcgaactttagagaaaattcaattaaattctaaattagatttcaattgtagGTTAATTTTGTGTTACGTGtcaacttaagttttttaatctttgtgccaagtgaattaacgagtgcaaaatactaagagtCCAATATTAAtgaaccataaaaaataaaaaccaatcaTATAtctactcaataaaaatcaccatacATTTCATCTTATCAACTATTAGAACAAAAATGataataagtaataattaaaCTTAGGGGGGAATTTTGACATGCATgtaattacatttatttttttaataatttgattatatgtatatttttataataaaaaatgtgtctatttttatatgcatcaatgcatatgcatgagttacaagttagtatatatatacacatagaaagaaaaatttaaacCTTAGATATCtctattgaaaatataaaaagtgacaacttattaaaggaaaattagatatgatattgataatttctttcttaggaaaaaaaaaaaaactcttgtaatataattatatgggtttgattcttaaaaaaaaaaaaaagactataccAATTTATTTGCATggggtggtttttttttttcttgggaagAAGAGGGGATACCTTATAAAACGACGTATGGAGAAATGTGTGAGATTTACATTTACtattaaaatcttattttaaaagaaactGAGTTATGCAACATATAAGATGGATTGAATTAGTAAATACAAGTGAGCTCGGGGTTGAGCGAGCAAATGTGGCAACAAATACCAGCCAACATTAGTTGAAACCTAAAAGAGTGATCTTCAAagcaaattttatattacaGTTATATGTTATATTCATCTCATATGCATATCGTACggggataaaaataaaataaaaatggatagAACCCACAATAAGGACTTCTACTTTAAAACTGTGTTTATTCAATTGGATTAATACTACTTTAACTTAAAATTTGGCTAATTTGAGTGGATGGATACTCTTGATAAGAAAAGGGAACACCTTAGTTCATACTGGGTCAACTGATGGGGTTGATCGAGTAGACTCTGAAGGTGTTAAGTTAGtaaattaaatttgttttaaagaaaaattccaaAGTAACAATGAGCTATTTTTGTGCATCCCTTCACTATAGGAGAAGTGGTGATGAAGCATTTATAAGACAAGGGAAGAGTTGGTTTGATGGGAGGACTTGGATGGGGTCTAGTGTTTAGTAGCACTGTACCCATCCGGATAATAACACAACTTTATTCTTGGTAGAAAATTTTCCCTAAAACTTTATGGTAGCTTATCCTCTCAGGTTGATTAAGGGGATGTGCACCAACGTCGCTTAAAGCTTTGTCTCAAAACTCCACTAAAAAATTCCAAGGTAACAATGAGCCATTTTTGTGTATTCCTTCACTATAATAAGGGTGGTGATGAAGTATTTATAAGACAGGAAAAAGTAAGTCTGATATTCAGTAGCACTGGAACATTCAGACGATGGCACAACCTTATCCTTGGTGGGAAATTGAAGTTCTCCCTAAAACTATATAGTAGATTATCCACTTTAGGTTGATCAAGAGAATGTATACCAATGTCACAAAAGGCTTTATcttaaactttattaaaaaatcatgGTAACTTTAAGTGAAAATTAGTGTAAttataataagatatcaattaatCGTGAAAATAACAAAGATTAGCAATTAATATTATAAGAGAAATGGtaggtaaaatatatataaaaaaatatcccttctcaaaaaaaaaaaaaatatatatatatatatatccacagACTGTCTCTCCTACACCCGACACCATAGGCCATAATTTGCAACCGTCCACTGCTTTGTTTTCTTAGTGGGTGTCTGTATTCACAATCTCTAGTACCTTAAACTGAAGTACAAACCTTCAAGAAAAACCCAGAAGAAGTCAAAGGGTGTCAATGTCTTTTTGCTCTTTCTCAGTTCCCTTTTCGGAATCTTCAGTTTCCACACCCTTCTCTCTCTGCTCCCGAACTCCTCTCAAAGTCCCTCCTTGTAACTTCCCGGTGAGTTTTCCAATCAGCTACACACAAACACATGTGGatattatatgtatgtatgtatgtttttaCAAATATAGAGTAAAATGGTGTTTTTGGTTTCTAGGAAAACTGTGGGAAAGTGAAAGAAAGTTaagattttggattttgggtcTTGTTTAGTAATtggaaaatggaaaagaaagtGAATTTACTACATGTCTTGTTGAAGCTATTAGCTTAAATGAGCTGAGATGAAAGTTCAATTGTGAGAAACCCAATTGGAGAAAATAGAAGTTTTGTTACTTTGGATTTTGGCTCTTTTGGTGAGagaaaaatgttaaagaaaatgAGGTTGCTCCATGTCTTGTTGAAGCTATTAATAGCTTAGATGAGCTGAGGTGAGAGTTCAATTGTGAGAAACCCAATTGGAGAAAATAGAATGAAATGGtctaagttttgtcattttagatTTTGGCTCTTTTAGTGAGaaaatttttagagaaaatgagGTTGTAACATGTCTTATTGAAGCTATTAGCTTAGATGGGCTGTTGTAAGAGTTCAATTGTGAGAAAAACCAAATGGAGGAAAAAGGATAAAATGGTCCAAGTTTTGTTATTTTGGATTCTGGGTCTTTTAGTAggagaaaaatggaaaagaagaaGGCGAGCTTATTATTTGTCTCGTTGAACCGATTAGCTTAGGTGAGCTGAAGTGAGAATTCAATTTTATAAGAAATCCAAAAGTCAACAAAAGAATGTAATAGTCCACTTTTTGTTATTAAATGATGTCTTTTTATAAGAGGAAAATGGAACAAAAAGTGATTGTTACTTCTCTGGTTGAAGCTACTAGCTTACTTGCGCTCAAATGAGCTAATGTGAGTGTTCAATCATGTGAAaccaaagaagagaaagaagaatgaaatGGTCCAGATTTTGTTAATTTGGATTTTGGGTCTTTTAGTAAGAGAGATATGGAAAAGAAAGTGAACTTATTACTTGTCTCGTTGAAGGTATTCGCTTAGGTAAGCTGAGTGAGAGttcaattatgaaaaaatgtaGAAGgataaaatataatgaaatgattaaaattttgttttctttccttattttagcaaccaaattttttttccattcattgGATAggtttattgaattttaaagcAGAAAAATTTagtgcattttttatttttatataagtaaataagAATATATCTTGGTGCATATTTTGGCAATGGGACTGTTCAAACTAGTGAATAAGTTATTTACATCCTTGTCTATCAGATTAAGCTTTTAGAGTAATTGGTAATTTAGTTAGATATTCAATGGGAAATCAGaagttttgatttgatttgaacCATAAGTATATTGTCTATGTTGAATCTCCTAGGACCAAAATTCTGCTGTCCGATGTATTAAATTCAAAACCATTTCAGCCTAGTTAATTTTAAAAGCTATAAGAAGATTGGGAAAATACAATTGGAGAGGCAATCTTGGCACTTGTTAATGTTTTCCAATTCTTAGATGGAATTCAACTTTGCAAATCAAAGAAATTAGAAgggtttttttcaatttttttaaccgagagagagagagagagatcatttTGTGAATCAATCAGCTCCACTCCTTTTTGTATATTTTGGTTCTGTTCCACCTTTTGATATTACAAATGGTTATAGGATTATTTCACAGAAATGTTTGATTGAACATAACTTATCGTTTTTCTTGTCGATAGCATTGACAACCCATGTTAGGCATTTCCCCCCttccccccccaaaaaaaaaaaatgtaaggaaaagtaaattttttgttttgtttgtgttgaaTGTAGGGTGCATTAAACAACATTCATTCCTTAACAGGTGGTCGCCTTGTGTGCTATGGTGGAGGTGCCAATTTCTGCCGAAGATTTTATGGCCTAAGACTATGGATACTTGAGAGCCTAAACCTTCGGCAGAGGAATAGAAAATGTGGACCAGCACACGAGTTTAAGAGTATAAGAAGTCAAGAGAAAGATCATTTAGCAAATCATTTGGAAACAACTTCATCATGTGAAGGACAAGTTTTAAACTTGCACAATGGTTAGCCGTAGCTTTATATTACTAAGTACGCTTGTTATCATTACTTTTTCTATATCGGTAGAGATTAATGTCGTATGTGATTTATTTGTTATGTTCAAATTGAGAATTATCTCAGtccaaaacccttttttttttcgggCATCTcaataaaaaacttaacatagGTGACACTGGCAGATTCTATTGAAACAACTTCAACTCAACCACCTGAAGAAAGTTCTGCCCAAAATTATGAACCAGATGTTTCCATGGAAGTTGTCACTTCTATTGAATCTAAAGCTTTCCAGCAAACACATTCCTCCAGTTCTTCCATTGAGGATAGTAAAGCACCATCTCTCTGCATTGCTGTCATAGGAGCCACTGGTGAGCTTGCTAGGGGAAAGATTTTTCCAGCATTATTTGCTCTGTATTACAGTGGCTTTCTTCCTGAGGTAGAACAAATTATACATCATTGTTCAGATGGAgttctttctttctaaatttAATCAATCATAATCTCAGTTCTGCTTTTCCATGGCTTCAGAATGTAGGTATTTTTGGTTACTCAAGAAAGGATTTGACCGATGAAGAGCTGAGATCCATTATAGCTTCTACTTTAACTTGCCGGGTTGATCATCAGTATGATTTTCATATCACCTAAGAAATTTCATGCTTCTACCATccatttttgctttttattttttatgatttcttaatttcttgatATGGTGCCTCTGGTGGGAGAGAAATAACTGGCATTTTGAGGACTCATAAAAAACAGTTTCAGACCTTAAACTCCTTTTCTTTTAGACTCTTTTGGACAGGATTGCagagttagtttttttttgtcgtTTAATGGACTTTTGTACTTTATGCGCTTGATTGTATTTTGTCTTTGAtgtatacttcctgtatacTCAGGTGACATgtcttttcttaattttaatatatttcttagggcaaagtttagttacaaaattggttgtaatctaaaactacaaccttactcagtatatttttattggaggtgaatttttaCAAATCCGCCATTggattgcattttatttttatatccttcatgcttgcaaaatttctagaaaattaaaattcaatagctatgtcatcaataaattgtttaaattgctagtttttttaatttaaaattatgcataaaatataagtttataaatcatatagtaaataacatccgattaacacaaaatttgacatttgtattaagagcgtaaagaatatgaaattcaatggttagatttttaaaatatgtattaatgtttatttaattaagtaaggttgtagccttaagttacaattaattttgtagctaaactttgttctatttcttattacttatcaaaaaaaattcttaatcttatactatttttaaaattttcatatggaATGCAAGCACAATTCTGTAAGCTGCTTGATAGCTTATTGCTTGTAAAACAGCTAACAACTTGGATTGAATCCCTTAAACATGACTCTGAGGCCTTTGCATGCAAATTCTATTAGGAAGGGAGGGTGGGAGAAGCCAATCTTATGGACTATGTGAACTAACAATGTACTAATTATTGACTGAGATTTATGCTCATTTTCAAAATGGGATTTATATACTGGAACATTCAATTGATAAGCAAGAAGTACATGAACTGATTTTCATTTGTAATCAAGGGAATGCATTTCATAGTACCCATTATTAGAAGGATTTCTGATTCTCAAATACAGTCAAGGCAATGCATTTATCCAAAACTTGATGTCACATTTTTGTCTTATATAGGTATCTATAtaattgcattaaaaaaaatcatctgtGAGTTATCCTGTGGTTAgtcaagtttcaaaaatattCAAAGTTCGCATTAATCATcaagattaaaaataatttgcagATCAAACTGTGGGGATAAAATGGATGCTTTTCTCAGTAGAACATATTACCTTAATGGAGGTCACGACAATAAACATGGGATGTCAAAGCTCAATGCCAGGATGGAGCAGATTGAGGTAAAGTTGAAGAACACATGCACTTGCGCTAATGTATTAAGGAACACCTTTGTGCTTAATAACATGCACTTGCGCTAATGTGTTAAGGAACACTTTTGTgcttaatatttcaattttccaATATACATATGAGATGATTCTGTAATAGCTTACTCTCTCAGGGAAAATCTGAAGCTAACAGGATATTTTACCTTTCTGTGCCACAAGAAGCACTTCTAGATGTTGCATCCTGTCTTGCCAGTAATGCACAAACCCAAAAGGGGTGGAATCGTATAATCATTGAGAAACCTTTCGGCTTTGATGCATTGACTTCTCATCAACTGACAAAGTCTCTTCTTTCTAAGTTTCAGGAGAAGCAACTATACAGGTGTCTATGCAcagcttttatattttttaacgtACACACGTGCACAaaaacacaatttatttatttaatttattctgATCCATTACTTTACATGTTGACTCAATCTTATTTCAGGATTGATCATCTTCTAGGAAGAAACCTTATTGAAAACCTTACAGTTTTGAGGTTTGCTAATCTAGTTTTTCAGCCATTGTGGAGCCGTACTTATATACGCAATGTGCAGGTACCTTTTTATAATAACATCAACATGTTCCTAATGCAATATACTGAATATTCACTGAATTGTGAAATAACTTATTGCAGGTCATTTTATCAGAAGACTTGGCCGAGCCGACAGGAAGGTAATCATAAAGGCTGTCTCTAGGGTATAACCAAAAAGATATCATTTTATATTCTTCTTGACCATTTATGCAGGTATTTTGATGGTTATGGCATCGTCCGTGATATAGTACACAGTCATATACTCCAGACAATAGCTTTGCTTGCCATGGAACCTCCTATAAGTCTTGATGGTGAAGATATTCGGAACGAAAAGGTACGCATGCATGTTGTAGATCATTTCAATGCATCTAGTTATATTGGTGAAAAGCTTCTTTTCAGGTCAAGGTTCTGAGATCAATTCGCAAATTGGAACCAAGCGATATAATTCTTGGCCAGTATAAAGCAAGTACTGGAGACAAAATTGATGTATATTTAAACAGTCTGACCCCCACATATTTTGCTTCTGCATTATTCATAGACAATGCTCGGTGGGATGGTGTGCCTTTTTTGATCAAAGCTGGCTTGGGACTCATCAACCACCGGTAAGATGTATTGTAGCAATTCTATTGTATGCCAACATCACCTATATTGGTCAAATTTTTAGAGTCTGCTGCCTGATTGCACCAATTTCTAGATTCTTCTAAATGACATAAAGTTGTATTTGGGTAGAGTAGTTGTTTTTTAGGAATTGACAGTGCCTCTGTTTTTACTCCCTTTAATGCATTAAGTCTAGTGATTGTTATTTTGTCCTCAAAGTTTGATGTAAAATGGAATCATctgaaatttaatttctttgggagtagatatttgatagaaagtTGTAGAGAAATTATGTTTTGTTATATTATTCTGCTGATTCAGCAGATTTTGgaaatgttaaaatatttaatgataTTTCAACTTAAGTTGGAACAGGATAAATTGAcaaattacttataaaaaaaaaggataaattgacaagttattattattttgtgatttttttttctttttcttgtatctGGGTCATTTGTAAATACCAAGATGAAGCTTTTTGTGAACTCCCAAATTCTATGTTTAGAAACTGATCTAAGGCTATTTATATGAATGCATGTACACCCGAATTTCCTTACAAGTATATTGATAATTACTGGTctatgaagaagaaaattataattACTCTCTATGAGCTACTAGTGTAGAATTGGTTTAAACTAGATTAGCTTAACAGTATATATTCTTACCAAGATTAGCTGTACATTGCAGAGTGGAGATTCGTATACAGTTTAATCGTGTTCCTGGAAACATTTATCGTGAACGTATTGGGCATAATATTGACCTTGCCACTAATGAGCTGATTCTGCGTGATGCACCCGATGAAGCCATTCTAGTCAGAGTTAACAATAAGATTCCAGGATTGGGGTTGCAGTTGGACTCTCCAGAACTGAATTTGCTCTATAAGGACAAGTAAGCACTTGAATTGTACTTAAATTTGTTGCAATACAGCTGATTATATCACAGTGCTGTCAATCTGCTTATTGTTTAATAAATGTACTTGTGTTTAACTGTAGGTATAAAGTGGAGGTGCCTGATTCATATGAGCATCTTCTTCTTGATGTCATTGATGGTGACAGTCACCTATTCATGAGAAGCGATGAGCTTGCAGCTGCATGGAATATTCTAACTCCAGTTCTGCATGAAATAGACAGGAAAAACGTAGCACCAGAACTGTATGAATTGGGGGGTAGAGGTCCAACTGGAGCATACTATCTTTGGGCCAAACATGGGGTTCCATGGGGGGAAGATTAGCAAGGCTTTCTGTGGTAAGTACTTGTTGCATTATACACAACCAACTACACATAATATGTGATACATATGTTAATCATTTCACTATCTGGACtgcaaaatttgttttgtgtCAATGTGTTTGGTATTAGAGCGGCTGATATGAAGGGCATCGGGTTGAATTTGTCGGTTTGATTGTTATTACCCCAGTTCTGCATGGTCTTTTGATGCTTCATAGTCTTGGAAGTGGCTTCTGAGCTGAATTATATCACTATGAAGTTTGACAAATTATCATCAATTCTCTGCAGTTAAATTTTCATACACAAAATCTTCTTCCATAGATATTTTACCAGGGCAATAATGTTTGTCAGGccatttgtttttaaaagtgTGCCATATGCTTTTATTTTCATGATTTGATAACTAATGAGTTTGTACAGCTTTACTTTTGATCAAAATCCAACAATTTCAGGAAAGTTGATTCATTCATGGCCCCATCGTCCATGACCCTTCCATACTTAATAATGGGATATATATTCTCAGATCTAGCATAGTGATGGGAAATGGGGTTCCTgattattcaatcatttttaaaatgggCCCTACCCTAGAATTGCGGGTtggacattttatttttattgggaaAATCTGGATGattaagaaaaatgtttttggCTGGACATGCTTTATTTTGAAAGATGGAAAATTAGATCAACAACTTGGCCAAACTGTTTTTGAATTGTAGTGAAAATCAGGTTTCCATTGACTTGGTTGACTCACCCTTGACTTAC comes from Castanea sativa cultivar Marrone di Chiusa Pesio chromosome 3, ASM4071231v1 and encodes:
- the LOC142628243 gene encoding inactive glucose-6-phosphate 1-dehydrogenase 4, chloroplastic isoform X1, translating into MSFCSFSVPFSESSVSTPFSLCSRTPLKVPPCNFPGALNNIHSLTGGRLVCYGGGANFCRRFYGLRLWILESLNLRQRNRKCGPAHEFKSIRSQEKDHLANHLETTSSCEGQVLNLHNDSIETTSTQPPEESSAQNYEPDVSMEVVTSIESKAFQQTHSSSSSIEDSKAPSLCIAVIGATGELARGKIFPALFALYYSGFLPENVGIFGYSRKDLTDEELRSIIASTLTCRVDHQSNCGDKMDAFLSRTYYLNGGHDNKHGMSKLNARMEQIEGKSEANRIFYLSVPQEALLDVASCLASNAQTQKGWNRIIIEKPFGFDALTSHQLTKSLLSKFQEKQLYRIDHLLGRNLIENLTVLRFANLVFQPLWSRTYIRNVQVILSEDLAEPTGRYFDGYGIVRDIVHSHILQTIALLAMEPPISLDGEDIRNEKVKVLRSIRKLEPSDIILGQYKASTGDKIDVYLNSLTPTYFASALFIDNARWDGVPFLIKAGLGLINHRVEIRIQFNRVPGNIYRERIGHNIDLATNELILRDAPDEAILVRVNNKIPGLGLQLDSPELNLLYKDKYKVEVPDSYEHLLLDVIDGDSHLFMRSDELAAAWNILTPVLHEIDRKNVAPELYELGGRGPTGAYYLWAKHGVPWGED
- the LOC142628243 gene encoding inactive glucose-6-phosphate 1-dehydrogenase 4, chloroplastic isoform X2; protein product: MSFCSFSVPFSESSVSTPFSLCSRTPLKVPPCNFPVTLADSIETTSTQPPEESSAQNYEPDVSMEVVTSIESKAFQQTHSSSSSIEDSKAPSLCIAVIGATGELARGKIFPALFALYYSGFLPENVGIFGYSRKDLTDEELRSIIASTLTCRVDHQSNCGDKMDAFLSRTYYLNGGHDNKHGMSKLNARMEQIEGKSEANRIFYLSVPQEALLDVASCLASNAQTQKGWNRIIIEKPFGFDALTSHQLTKSLLSKFQEKQLYRIDHLLGRNLIENLTVLRFANLVFQPLWSRTYIRNVQVILSEDLAEPTGRYFDGYGIVRDIVHSHILQTIALLAMEPPISLDGEDIRNEKVKVLRSIRKLEPSDIILGQYKASTGDKIDVYLNSLTPTYFASALFIDNARWDGVPFLIKAGLGLINHRVEIRIQFNRVPGNIYRERIGHNIDLATNELILRDAPDEAILVRVNNKIPGLGLQLDSPELNLLYKDKYKVEVPDSYEHLLLDVIDGDSHLFMRSDELAAAWNILTPVLHEIDRKNVAPELYELGGRGPTGAYYLWAKHGVPWGED